One Echinicola strongylocentroti DNA window includes the following coding sequences:
- a CDS encoding RagB/SusD family nutrient uptake outer membrane protein, protein MKNILIYTIILIACLGCNDDYLDVTPQDRVSEDAVWSDPNLIAAYHNGLYNGIPHGFGRHMISKYSDEAFSNFWDIQRNTLNPDNVTSVGGGNTNYLYFWGRAYQYIRKVNVFLEEMEDPQVELPDLDRMVGEAKFIRAYMYFEMVRRFGGIPLVTEVYALGDEVMFTRNTFDECVDFIDAELDEAIALLPQSYASTDADFGRATQDACQALKSRMWLYAASPLFNSSNDMAVWQKTADAAELLLDRGYSLHPDYRQMFIQESGAANEELLFVRNFSVSNSHQAPIINMNRRYGGYGGWSASNGPTQNLVDDYDMENGQPPFIYDNGQKQLNPAAGYDPQDPYADRDPRMDYTLLHNGSEYRGDVMEMWVSSDEATWGFDSFRQSGDNPRSNYVLKKFMPDEDIPLDWSTPFHMPWIHFRLAEIYLNYAEAQFELGNESVCREYINMVRARPSVALPPIGNDVTGEELRRRLYNERRIELAFEGHRYFDQRRWKVPLEELSSPIMGMDIIKDAASGELTFTPFVLGEREPFEDHMYLLPIETNEIQRNPELEQTPGW, encoded by the coding sequence ATGAAAAATATACTAATTTATACAATTATACTTATAGCATGTTTGGGGTGCAATGATGACTATTTAGATGTTACGCCTCAGGATAGGGTTTCGGAAGATGCGGTCTGGTCAGATCCCAATTTGATAGCGGCTTATCACAATGGCTTGTATAATGGGATCCCCCATGGTTTTGGACGCCATATGATTTCAAAATACTCAGATGAAGCATTCAGTAATTTTTGGGATATACAGCGAAATACACTAAATCCCGATAATGTCACCTCAGTAGGAGGAGGAAACACCAACTATCTTTATTTTTGGGGAAGGGCGTATCAGTACATTCGAAAAGTGAATGTTTTTCTTGAAGAAATGGAAGATCCCCAAGTCGAGCTTCCAGATTTGGACAGGATGGTCGGCGAGGCAAAGTTTATAAGGGCCTATATGTATTTTGAGATGGTGAGGCGTTTTGGCGGTATCCCCTTGGTCACAGAGGTATATGCACTAGGAGACGAAGTGATGTTTACCAGAAATACATTTGATGAGTGTGTGGATTTTATCGATGCAGAATTGGATGAGGCCATCGCTTTGTTGCCGCAATCATATGCATCAACGGATGCTGATTTTGGTAGAGCTACACAAGATGCCTGTCAGGCACTGAAATCCCGCATGTGGCTGTATGCGGCTTCTCCATTGTTTAATTCTTCCAATGATATGGCCGTTTGGCAAAAAACCGCCGATGCAGCAGAGCTGCTATTGGATAGAGGATATTCATTGCATCCTGACTATAGACAGATGTTTATCCAAGAAAGTGGAGCTGCGAACGAAGAACTCTTGTTCGTAAGGAACTTTTCAGTGTCCAATTCCCATCAAGCACCCATTATCAACATGAACAGGAGATATGGAGGTTATGGTGGGTGGAGTGCCAGTAATGGTCCGACCCAAAATCTGGTAGATGATTATGATATGGAAAATGGTCAGCCGCCCTTTATCTATGATAATGGCCAAAAGCAGCTGAATCCAGCTGCCGGATATGACCCACAGGATCCTTATGCCGACCGAGATCCCAGAATGGACTATACCCTGCTCCACAATGGGTCTGAATACAGGGGGGATGTAATGGAAATGTGGGTTTCCTCGGATGAAGCCACATGGGGCTTTGATTCCTTCAGGCAAAGTGGTGACAATCCCCGATCAAACTACGTACTGAAAAAATTCATGCCGGATGAGGATATACCGCTGGATTGGTCTACACCTTTCCATATGCCTTGGATTCACTTTAGATTAGCCGAGATCTACCTCAACTATGCTGAGGCACAATTCGAACTGGGTAATGAATCTGTATGCAGAGAGTACATCAACATGGTAAGGGCTAGGCCTAGCGTAGCACTTCCGCCTATTGGCAATGACGTGACGGGCGAAGAATTACGAAGGAGACTTTATAATGAAAGGAGGATCGAGCTGGCCTTTGAAGGACATCGGTATTTTGATCAACGCAGATGGAAAGTTCCTTTAGAAGAATTGTCATCACCTATTATGGGAATGGATATTATAAAAGATGCAGCATCCGGTGAGCTGACTTTTACGCCATTCGTTTTGGGAGAGCGGGAGCCATTTGAGGACCATATGTACCTTTTACCCATAGAAACCAATGAGATCCAGCGTAATCCAGAACTAGAACAAACGCCTGGGTGGTAA